Proteins encoded in a region of the Armatimonadota bacterium genome:
- a CDS encoding alpha-glucosidase/alpha-galactosidase — protein sequence MPLVKIALIGAGSRSFGPSTIRDVLLSKPLTEAGVHLVLMDQVAGHLHDVERYARYVAEKMGVKAAIEATTDLHHALDGAQFAVSAIEVNRFLYWSQDFHIPRKYGFRQVFGENGGPGGLFHALRNMAPTIEIARAMERLCPEAWLINFTNPEHKLCEAVSRLTSIRVVGLCHGFFMGLEQIARILGIPAEQIEATACGINHFTWFQTIRHKRTGEDLYPLLREKEREGDWLSDWHEIGLGRILFRRFGLYPSPAANHYGEYIRWADEFVCSQLQYFYDPADGHPWQTGRIPEFVYSLTGDPTRRPWKPEPSQPWRLEDAPLQPSGELAAPIMESLACGVRHELPAVNVPNHGAIPNLPDETVVEVPAIGDADGIHPLRMEPLPEAIAAMLRLQASIHQLLVEAFAEHSKDKLLQAVLLDPTVDSYRNAVQMVDEMLELQKDILPPLH from the coding sequence ATGCCGCTGGTGAAGATAGCGCTGATTGGCGCGGGAAGTCGGTCGTTTGGGCCCTCTACCATCCGTGACGTGTTGCTGAGCAAACCGCTCACCGAAGCAGGTGTGCATCTCGTGCTGATGGACCAGGTCGCTGGGCACCTGCACGATGTGGAACGCTACGCCCGTTACGTGGCTGAGAAGATGGGTGTGAAAGCGGCCATAGAGGCTACCACCGACCTGCACCATGCGCTGGACGGAGCGCAGTTTGCAGTGTCCGCCATCGAGGTCAACCGTTTCCTGTACTGGTCACAGGACTTTCATATTCCGCGCAAGTACGGCTTTCGACAGGTATTCGGCGAGAACGGCGGTCCCGGCGGGCTGTTCCACGCGCTACGCAACATGGCGCCCACCATCGAGATTGCCCGCGCAATGGAGCGATTATGCCCTGAGGCTTGGCTCATCAATTTTACTAACCCCGAACACAAGCTGTGCGAGGCGGTATCGCGATTGACCAGCATTCGCGTGGTCGGGCTGTGCCACGGCTTCTTCATGGGGTTGGAGCAAATCGCACGCATTCTGGGCATTCCCGCCGAGCAGATAGAAGCCACCGCGTGCGGAATCAACCATTTCACCTGGTTTCAGACAATACGCCACAAGCGCACCGGTGAAGACCTGTACCCCCTCCTGCGCGAGAAGGAGCGCGAGGGTGACTGGCTCTCCGATTGGCACGAGATAGGATTAGGACGCATCCTGTTCCGACGGTTCGGGCTGTATCCTTCGCCGGCTGCCAACCACTATGGCGAGTACATCCGCTGGGCGGATGAGTTCGTCTGCAGCCAGCTGCAGTACTTCTATGACCCCGCCGACGGTCACCCCTGGCAGACCGGACGCATCCCCGAGTTTGTCTACTCGCTAACGGGCGACCCCACACGCCGCCCCTGGAAACCAGAGCCATCACAACCCTGGCGGCTGGAAGACGCCCCCCTGCAACCCTCAGGCGAACTGGCTGCGCCTATTATGGAATCCCTCGCCTGCGGAGTGCGCCATGAACTGCCTGCGGTCAATGTGCCCAATCACGGTGCGATTCCGAACCTGCCGGATGAGACGGTGGTGGAAGTGCCCGCCATCGGCGACGCGGACGGTATTCACCCGCTGCGGATGGAACCTCTGCCTGAAGCCATTGCAGCGATGTTGCGCCTGCAGGCGAGCATCCACCAGCTGTTAGTGGAAGCATTCGCCGAACACTCGAAAGACAAACTGCTACAAGCGGTGCTGTTGGATCCGACGGTGGATTCCTATCGCAACGCGGTGCAGATGGTGGACGAAATGCTGGAACTGCAGAAGGATATTCTTCCACCGTTGCATTAG
- the rtcB gene encoding RNA-splicing ligase RtcB, translating into MSEKWEGKLERIDTYRWRIPKDYKKGMRVDGIIYASAQLIEHIVQDQSPEQVANVATLPGIQNYSIAMPDIHWGYGFPIGGVAAMDIKEGVVSPGGVGFDINCGVRMLRTDLTIEEVQPRIKDLVDQIFRDVPAGLKGEGLIKVNPQELREVMRKGAIWMIEHGYGWEEDLERSEQSTTLTGLLPPEPSNISNRAIERGKTQLGTLGGGNHFLEIQVVDEIYDAKVAEVFGITQVGQITVMIHTGSRGFGHQTCDDYLDVMQKAQKKYGIELPDRQLACAPITSEEGEDYLTAMACAANFAWANRQAIAHWVRQAFAKVFGSKPQDLGMHQIYDVAHNIAKIEEHEVNGKVKSVCVHRKGATRAFGPGHPAVPEVYRQVGQPVLIPGDMGRYSFILVGTVTAMRETFGSTCHGAGRMMSRHGAMREAQGRNIAQELAEKGIYVRAQNKGTLAEEASYAYKDVANVVDVCEGVGISRKVARMRPIGVVKG; encoded by the coding sequence ATGAGCGAAAAGTGGGAGGGCAAATTAGAGCGCATCGATACCTACCGATGGCGCATCCCGAAGGATTATAAGAAAGGCATGCGCGTAGACGGCATCATCTACGCCAGCGCCCAGCTGATAGAGCACATTGTGCAGGACCAATCTCCTGAACAGGTGGCAAACGTGGCTACGCTGCCGGGTATCCAGAACTACTCCATCGCCATGCCCGACATCCACTGGGGCTACGGTTTTCCCATCGGTGGTGTGGCGGCGATGGACATCAAAGAGGGCGTAGTGTCACCCGGTGGCGTTGGTTTTGACATTAATTGTGGGGTTCGAATGCTTCGTACCGACCTCACCATCGAAGAGGTGCAACCGCGCATCAAGGATCTGGTTGACCAGATTTTCCGCGATGTGCCTGCGGGGTTGAAAGGCGAGGGGTTGATTAAGGTCAACCCGCAGGAGCTGCGCGAAGTGATGCGCAAGGGCGCAATCTGGATGATTGAACATGGCTACGGCTGGGAAGAGGACCTGGAGCGTAGCGAGCAAAGCACCACCCTTACCGGATTGCTCCCGCCCGAGCCGTCTAACATCTCCAACCGCGCCATCGAGCGTGGCAAGACGCAGCTGGGCACCCTGGGCGGCGGCAACCACTTCCTGGAGATACAAGTGGTGGATGAGATATACGATGCCAAAGTGGCTGAGGTCTTCGGCATCACGCAGGTTGGGCAGATTACGGTGATGATTCACACCGGCTCGCGCGGTTTCGGACACCAGACCTGTGATGACTATCTGGACGTGATGCAGAAGGCGCAGAAGAAGTACGGCATCGAACTGCCCGACCGCCAGCTTGCCTGTGCGCCCATCACTTCCGAAGAGGGTGAGGACTACCTGACGGCGATGGCGTGCGCGGCGAACTTCGCCTGGGCGAACCGTCAGGCGATTGCACATTGGGTACGGCAGGCGTTCGCAAAGGTGTTCGGCAGTAAACCGCAGGATCTGGGCATGCACCAGATATACGACGTAGCGCACAACATCGCCAAGATCGAGGAGCACGAGGTAAACGGCAAAGTCAAATCGGTATGTGTGCATCGCAAAGGAGCCACCCGTGCCTTCGGTCCCGGACATCCCGCCGTGCCGGAGGTGTATCGCCAAGTGGGTCAACCGGTGCTGATCCCGGGCGATATGGGACGCTACTCCTTCATCCTGGTAGGCACGGTAACGGCGATGCGCGAGACCTTCGGCTCCACCTGCCACGGTGCTGGGCGCATGATGAGTCGACACGGTGCGATGCGGGAGGCGCAGGGACGCAATATCGCGCAGGAGCTGGCGGAAAAAGGCATTTACGTACGCGCCCAGAACAAGGGCACGCTTGCCGAGGAAGCCTCATACGCTTATAAGGATGTGGCGAACGTGGTGGACGTGTGCGAGGGCGTGGGCATCTCGCGCAAGGTCGCCCGCATGCGCCCGATTGGGGTGGTGAAGGGATAG